In one window of Panthera uncia isolate 11264 chromosome F2, Puncia_PCG_1.0, whole genome shotgun sequence DNA:
- the YTHDF3 gene encoding YTH domain-containing family protein 3 isoform X2 — MSATSVDQRPKGQGNKVSVQNGSIHQKDAVNDDDFEPYLSSQTNQSNSYPPMSDPYMPSYYAPSIGFPYSLGEAAWSTAGDQPMPYLTTYGQMSNGEHHYIPDGVFSQPGALGNTPPFLGQHGFNFFPGNADFSTWGTSGSQGQSTQSSAYSSSYGYPPSSLGRAITDGQAGFGNDTLSKVPGISSIEQGMTGLKIGGDLTAAVTKTVGTALSSSGMTSIATNSVPPVSSAAPKPTSWAAIARKPAKPQPKLKPKGNVGIGGSAVPPPPIKHNMNIGTWDEKGSVVKAPPTQPVLPPQTIIQQPQPLIQPPTLVQSQLPQQQPQPPQPQQQQGPQPQAQPHQVQPQQQQLQNRWVAPRNRGAGFNQNNGVGGENFGLGVVPVSASPSSVEVHPVLEKLKAINNYNPKDFDWNLKNGRVFIIKSYSEDDIHRSIKYSIWCSTEHGNKRLDAAYRSLNGKGPLYLLFSVNGSGHFCGVAEMKSVVDYNAYAGVWSQDKWKGKFEVKWIFVKDVPNNQLRHIRLENNDNKPVTNSRDTQEVPLEKAKQVLKIIATFKHTTSIFDDFAHYEKRQEEEEAMRRRNSPGCLASKALSGGAC, encoded by the exons ATGTCAGCCACTAGCGTGGATCAG AGACCTAAAGGGCAAGGAAATAAAG ttTCAGTACAAAACGGTTCGATTCATCAAAAAGATGCTGTAAATGATGATGATTTTGAGCCATACTTAAGTAGCCAGACAAATCAG AGTAACAGCTATCCACCAATGTCAGATCCATACATGCCTAGTTACTATGCTCCATCCATTGGATTTCCATATTCTCTTGGGGAAGCAGCATGGTCCACGGCTGGAGACCAACCTATGCCGTATCTGACAACCTATGGACAAATGAGTAATGGAGAACATCATTATATACCAGATGGTGTGTTTAGTCAACCTGGGGCATTAGGAAATACCCCTCCATTTCTTGGTCAACATGGATTTAACTTTTTTCCTGGTAATGCTGATTTCTCTACATGGGGGACAAGTGGATCTCAGGGACAATCAACACAAAGTTCTGCTTATAGTAGCAGTTATGGCTATCCACCTAGTTCTCTTGGGAGAGCTATTACGGATGGACAggctggatttggcaatgataCTTTGAGTAAGGTGCCTGGCATTAGCAGTATTGAGCAAGGCATGACTGGACTGAAAATTGGTGGTGACCTGACAGCTGCAGTGACAAAAACTGTAGGTACAGCCTTGAGCAGCAGTGGTATGACTAGCATTGCAACCAATAGTGTGCCCCCAGTTAGCAGTGCAGCGCCTAAACCGACCTCATGGGCTGCCATTGCCAGAAAGCCTGCCAAACCTCAACCGAAACTTAAACCCAAGGGCAATGTGGGAATTGGGGGTTCTGCTGTGCCACCACCTCCTATAAAACACAACATGAATATTGGAACTTGGGATGAAAAGGGGTCAGTGGTAAAGGCTCCACCAACCCAACCAGTTCTGCCTCCTCAAACTATAATCCAGCAGCCTCAGCCATTAATTCAACCACCAACATTGGTGCAAAGCCAACTGCCTCAACAGCAGCCTCAGCCACCACAACCACAGCAGCAACAAGGACCTCAGCCACAGGCCCAGCCTCACCAAGTGCAGCCCCAACAGCAACAGCTGCAGAATCGCTGGGTAGCTCCTCGGAATAGGGGAGCTGGATTCAACCAGAACAATGGAGTGGGCGGTGAAAACTTTGGTTTAGGTGTTGTTCCTGTCAGTGCTTCACCTTCTAGTGTAGAAGTGCATCCAGTGCTGGAAAAGCTAAAGGCCATAAACAATTATAATCCCAAAGACTTTGACTGGAACCTGAAGAATGGACGTGTGTTTATAATTAAAAGCTATTCTGAGGATGACATACACCGATCCATTAAGTACTCTATCTGGTGTAGTACTGAGCATGGTAATAAGCGTTTGGATGCAGCTTACCGTTCCCTGAATGGGAAAGGCCCACTCTATTTACTCTTCAGTGTGAATGGCAGTGGACATTTTTGTGGAGTGGCTGAAATGAAGTCTGTTGTGGACTATAATGCATATGCTGGTGTCTGGTCTCAGGATAAGTGGAAGGGCAAATTTGAAGTTAAATGGATCTTTGTCAAAGATGTTCCCAATAACCAGTTACGGCATATTCGCTTagaaaataatgacaacaaaCCAGTTACCAATTCAAGGGACACTCAAGAGGTACCCCTAGAAAAAGCTAAGCAAGTGCTTAAAATAATTGCTACTTTCAAGCATACCACCTCAATCTTTGATGACTTTGCACATTATGAAAAGCGtcaagaagaggaggaagccatGCGTAGG AGGAATTCCCCAGGTTGTCTTGCCAGCAAAGCACTCAGTGGAGGAGCCTGCTAG
- the YTHDF3 gene encoding YTH domain-containing family protein 3 isoform X1: MFYLDLTLLHRAEETGEESFSVQNGSIHQKDAVNDDDFEPYLSSQTNQSNSYPPMSDPYMPSYYAPSIGFPYSLGEAAWSTAGDQPMPYLTTYGQMSNGEHHYIPDGVFSQPGALGNTPPFLGQHGFNFFPGNADFSTWGTSGSQGQSTQSSAYSSSYGYPPSSLGRAITDGQAGFGNDTLSKVPGISSIEQGMTGLKIGGDLTAAVTKTVGTALSSSGMTSIATNSVPPVSSAAPKPTSWAAIARKPAKPQPKLKPKGNVGIGGSAVPPPPIKHNMNIGTWDEKGSVVKAPPTQPVLPPQTIIQQPQPLIQPPTLVQSQLPQQQPQPPQPQQQQGPQPQAQPHQVQPQQQQLQNRWVAPRNRGAGFNQNNGVGGENFGLGVVPVSASPSSVEVHPVLEKLKAINNYNPKDFDWNLKNGRVFIIKSYSEDDIHRSIKYSIWCSTEHGNKRLDAAYRSLNGKGPLYLLFSVNGSGHFCGVAEMKSVVDYNAYAGVWSQDKWKGKFEVKWIFVKDVPNNQLRHIRLENNDNKPVTNSRDTQEVPLEKAKQVLKIIATFKHTTSIFDDFAHYEKRQEEEEAMRRRNSPGCLASKALSGGAC; this comes from the exons ATGTTCTATCTTGATTTGACTCTGCTTCATAGAGCAGAGGAAACAGGCGAAGAATCAT ttTCAGTACAAAACGGTTCGATTCATCAAAAAGATGCTGTAAATGATGATGATTTTGAGCCATACTTAAGTAGCCAGACAAATCAG AGTAACAGCTATCCACCAATGTCAGATCCATACATGCCTAGTTACTATGCTCCATCCATTGGATTTCCATATTCTCTTGGGGAAGCAGCATGGTCCACGGCTGGAGACCAACCTATGCCGTATCTGACAACCTATGGACAAATGAGTAATGGAGAACATCATTATATACCAGATGGTGTGTTTAGTCAACCTGGGGCATTAGGAAATACCCCTCCATTTCTTGGTCAACATGGATTTAACTTTTTTCCTGGTAATGCTGATTTCTCTACATGGGGGACAAGTGGATCTCAGGGACAATCAACACAAAGTTCTGCTTATAGTAGCAGTTATGGCTATCCACCTAGTTCTCTTGGGAGAGCTATTACGGATGGACAggctggatttggcaatgataCTTTGAGTAAGGTGCCTGGCATTAGCAGTATTGAGCAAGGCATGACTGGACTGAAAATTGGTGGTGACCTGACAGCTGCAGTGACAAAAACTGTAGGTACAGCCTTGAGCAGCAGTGGTATGACTAGCATTGCAACCAATAGTGTGCCCCCAGTTAGCAGTGCAGCGCCTAAACCGACCTCATGGGCTGCCATTGCCAGAAAGCCTGCCAAACCTCAACCGAAACTTAAACCCAAGGGCAATGTGGGAATTGGGGGTTCTGCTGTGCCACCACCTCCTATAAAACACAACATGAATATTGGAACTTGGGATGAAAAGGGGTCAGTGGTAAAGGCTCCACCAACCCAACCAGTTCTGCCTCCTCAAACTATAATCCAGCAGCCTCAGCCATTAATTCAACCACCAACATTGGTGCAAAGCCAACTGCCTCAACAGCAGCCTCAGCCACCACAACCACAGCAGCAACAAGGACCTCAGCCACAGGCCCAGCCTCACCAAGTGCAGCCCCAACAGCAACAGCTGCAGAATCGCTGGGTAGCTCCTCGGAATAGGGGAGCTGGATTCAACCAGAACAATGGAGTGGGCGGTGAAAACTTTGGTTTAGGTGTTGTTCCTGTCAGTGCTTCACCTTCTAGTGTAGAAGTGCATCCAGTGCTGGAAAAGCTAAAGGCCATAAACAATTATAATCCCAAAGACTTTGACTGGAACCTGAAGAATGGACGTGTGTTTATAATTAAAAGCTATTCTGAGGATGACATACACCGATCCATTAAGTACTCTATCTGGTGTAGTACTGAGCATGGTAATAAGCGTTTGGATGCAGCTTACCGTTCCCTGAATGGGAAAGGCCCACTCTATTTACTCTTCAGTGTGAATGGCAGTGGACATTTTTGTGGAGTGGCTGAAATGAAGTCTGTTGTGGACTATAATGCATATGCTGGTGTCTGGTCTCAGGATAAGTGGAAGGGCAAATTTGAAGTTAAATGGATCTTTGTCAAAGATGTTCCCAATAACCAGTTACGGCATATTCGCTTagaaaataatgacaacaaaCCAGTTACCAATTCAAGGGACACTCAAGAGGTACCCCTAGAAAAAGCTAAGCAAGTGCTTAAAATAATTGCTACTTTCAAGCATACCACCTCAATCTTTGATGACTTTGCACATTATGAAAAGCGtcaagaagaggaggaagccatGCGTAGG AGGAATTCCCCAGGTTGTCTTGCCAGCAAAGCACTCAGTGGAGGAGCCTGCTAG
- the YTHDF3 gene encoding YTH domain-containing family protein 3 isoform X4: MSDPYMPSYYAPSIGFPYSLGEAAWSTAGDQPMPYLTTYGQMSNGEHHYIPDGVFSQPGALGNTPPFLGQHGFNFFPGNADFSTWGTSGSQGQSTQSSAYSSSYGYPPSSLGRAITDGQAGFGNDTLSKVPGISSIEQGMTGLKIGGDLTAAVTKTVGTALSSSGMTSIATNSVPPVSSAAPKPTSWAAIARKPAKPQPKLKPKGNVGIGGSAVPPPPIKHNMNIGTWDEKGSVVKAPPTQPVLPPQTIIQQPQPLIQPPTLVQSQLPQQQPQPPQPQQQQGPQPQAQPHQVQPQQQQLQNRWVAPRNRGAGFNQNNGVGGENFGLGVVPVSASPSSVEVHPVLEKLKAINNYNPKDFDWNLKNGRVFIIKSYSEDDIHRSIKYSIWCSTEHGNKRLDAAYRSLNGKGPLYLLFSVNGSGHFCGVAEMKSVVDYNAYAGVWSQDKWKGKFEVKWIFVKDVPNNQLRHIRLENNDNKPVTNSRDTQEVPLEKAKQVLKIIATFKHTTSIFDDFAHYEKRQEEEEAMRRRNSPGCLASKALSGGAC, translated from the exons ATGTCAGATCCATACATGCCTAGTTACTATGCTCCATCCATTGGATTTCCATATTCTCTTGGGGAAGCAGCATGGTCCACGGCTGGAGACCAACCTATGCCGTATCTGACAACCTATGGACAAATGAGTAATGGAGAACATCATTATATACCAGATGGTGTGTTTAGTCAACCTGGGGCATTAGGAAATACCCCTCCATTTCTTGGTCAACATGGATTTAACTTTTTTCCTGGTAATGCTGATTTCTCTACATGGGGGACAAGTGGATCTCAGGGACAATCAACACAAAGTTCTGCTTATAGTAGCAGTTATGGCTATCCACCTAGTTCTCTTGGGAGAGCTATTACGGATGGACAggctggatttggcaatgataCTTTGAGTAAGGTGCCTGGCATTAGCAGTATTGAGCAAGGCATGACTGGACTGAAAATTGGTGGTGACCTGACAGCTGCAGTGACAAAAACTGTAGGTACAGCCTTGAGCAGCAGTGGTATGACTAGCATTGCAACCAATAGTGTGCCCCCAGTTAGCAGTGCAGCGCCTAAACCGACCTCATGGGCTGCCATTGCCAGAAAGCCTGCCAAACCTCAACCGAAACTTAAACCCAAGGGCAATGTGGGAATTGGGGGTTCTGCTGTGCCACCACCTCCTATAAAACACAACATGAATATTGGAACTTGGGATGAAAAGGGGTCAGTGGTAAAGGCTCCACCAACCCAACCAGTTCTGCCTCCTCAAACTATAATCCAGCAGCCTCAGCCATTAATTCAACCACCAACATTGGTGCAAAGCCAACTGCCTCAACAGCAGCCTCAGCCACCACAACCACAGCAGCAACAAGGACCTCAGCCACAGGCCCAGCCTCACCAAGTGCAGCCCCAACAGCAACAGCTGCAGAATCGCTGGGTAGCTCCTCGGAATAGGGGAGCTGGATTCAACCAGAACAATGGAGTGGGCGGTGAAAACTTTGGTTTAGGTGTTGTTCCTGTCAGTGCTTCACCTTCTAGTGTAGAAGTGCATCCAGTGCTGGAAAAGCTAAAGGCCATAAACAATTATAATCCCAAAGACTTTGACTGGAACCTGAAGAATGGACGTGTGTTTATAATTAAAAGCTATTCTGAGGATGACATACACCGATCCATTAAGTACTCTATCTGGTGTAGTACTGAGCATGGTAATAAGCGTTTGGATGCAGCTTACCGTTCCCTGAATGGGAAAGGCCCACTCTATTTACTCTTCAGTGTGAATGGCAGTGGACATTTTTGTGGAGTGGCTGAAATGAAGTCTGTTGTGGACTATAATGCATATGCTGGTGTCTGGTCTCAGGATAAGTGGAAGGGCAAATTTGAAGTTAAATGGATCTTTGTCAAAGATGTTCCCAATAACCAGTTACGGCATATTCGCTTagaaaataatgacaacaaaCCAGTTACCAATTCAAGGGACACTCAAGAGGTACCCCTAGAAAAAGCTAAGCAAGTGCTTAAAATAATTGCTACTTTCAAGCATACCACCTCAATCTTTGATGACTTTGCACATTATGAAAAGCGtcaagaagaggaggaagccatGCGTAGG AGGAATTCCCCAGGTTGTCTTGCCAGCAAAGCACTCAGTGGAGGAGCCTGCTAG
- the YTHDF3 gene encoding YTH domain-containing family protein 3 isoform X3 has product MFYLDLTLLHRAEETGEESFSVQNGSIHQKDAVNDDDFEPYLSSQTNQSNSYPPMSDPYMPSYYAPSIGFPYSLGEAAWSTAGDQPMPYLTTYGQMSNGEHHYIPDGVFSQPGALGNTPPFLGQHGFNFFPGNADFSTWGTSGSQGQSTQSSAYSSSYGYPPSSLGRAITDGQAGFGNDTLSKVPGISSIEQGMTGLKIGGDLTAAVTKTVGTALSSSGMTSIATNSVPPVSSAAPKPTSWAAIARKPAKPQPKLKPKGNVGIGGSAVPPPPIKHNMNIGTWDEKGSVVKAPPTQPVLPPQTIIQQPQPLIQPPTLVQSQLPQQQPQPPQPQQQQGPQPQAQPHQVQPQQQQLQNRWVAPRNRGAGFNQNNGVGGENFGLGVVPVSASPSSVEVHPVLEKLKAINNYNPKDFDWNLKNGRVFIIKSYSEDDIHRSIKYSIWCSTEHGNKRLDAAYRSLNGKGPLYLLFSVNGSGHFCGVAEMKSVVDYNAYAGVWSQDKWKGKFEVKWIFVKDVPNNQLRHIRLENNDNKPVTNSRDTQEVPLEKAKQVLKIIATFKHTTSIFDDFAHYEKRQEEEEAMRRERNRNKQ; this is encoded by the exons ATGTTCTATCTTGATTTGACTCTGCTTCATAGAGCAGAGGAAACAGGCGAAGAATCAT ttTCAGTACAAAACGGTTCGATTCATCAAAAAGATGCTGTAAATGATGATGATTTTGAGCCATACTTAAGTAGCCAGACAAATCAG AGTAACAGCTATCCACCAATGTCAGATCCATACATGCCTAGTTACTATGCTCCATCCATTGGATTTCCATATTCTCTTGGGGAAGCAGCATGGTCCACGGCTGGAGACCAACCTATGCCGTATCTGACAACCTATGGACAAATGAGTAATGGAGAACATCATTATATACCAGATGGTGTGTTTAGTCAACCTGGGGCATTAGGAAATACCCCTCCATTTCTTGGTCAACATGGATTTAACTTTTTTCCTGGTAATGCTGATTTCTCTACATGGGGGACAAGTGGATCTCAGGGACAATCAACACAAAGTTCTGCTTATAGTAGCAGTTATGGCTATCCACCTAGTTCTCTTGGGAGAGCTATTACGGATGGACAggctggatttggcaatgataCTTTGAGTAAGGTGCCTGGCATTAGCAGTATTGAGCAAGGCATGACTGGACTGAAAATTGGTGGTGACCTGACAGCTGCAGTGACAAAAACTGTAGGTACAGCCTTGAGCAGCAGTGGTATGACTAGCATTGCAACCAATAGTGTGCCCCCAGTTAGCAGTGCAGCGCCTAAACCGACCTCATGGGCTGCCATTGCCAGAAAGCCTGCCAAACCTCAACCGAAACTTAAACCCAAGGGCAATGTGGGAATTGGGGGTTCTGCTGTGCCACCACCTCCTATAAAACACAACATGAATATTGGAACTTGGGATGAAAAGGGGTCAGTGGTAAAGGCTCCACCAACCCAACCAGTTCTGCCTCCTCAAACTATAATCCAGCAGCCTCAGCCATTAATTCAACCACCAACATTGGTGCAAAGCCAACTGCCTCAACAGCAGCCTCAGCCACCACAACCACAGCAGCAACAAGGACCTCAGCCACAGGCCCAGCCTCACCAAGTGCAGCCCCAACAGCAACAGCTGCAGAATCGCTGGGTAGCTCCTCGGAATAGGGGAGCTGGATTCAACCAGAACAATGGAGTGGGCGGTGAAAACTTTGGTTTAGGTGTTGTTCCTGTCAGTGCTTCACCTTCTAGTGTAGAAGTGCATCCAGTGCTGGAAAAGCTAAAGGCCATAAACAATTATAATCCCAAAGACTTTGACTGGAACCTGAAGAATGGACGTGTGTTTATAATTAAAAGCTATTCTGAGGATGACATACACCGATCCATTAAGTACTCTATCTGGTGTAGTACTGAGCATGGTAATAAGCGTTTGGATGCAGCTTACCGTTCCCTGAATGGGAAAGGCCCACTCTATTTACTCTTCAGTGTGAATGGCAGTGGACATTTTTGTGGAGTGGCTGAAATGAAGTCTGTTGTGGACTATAATGCATATGCTGGTGTCTGGTCTCAGGATAAGTGGAAGGGCAAATTTGAAGTTAAATGGATCTTTGTCAAAGATGTTCCCAATAACCAGTTACGGCATATTCGCTTagaaaataatgacaacaaaCCAGTTACCAATTCAAGGGACACTCAAGAGGTACCCCTAGAAAAAGCTAAGCAAGTGCTTAAAATAATTGCTACTTTCAAGCATACCACCTCAATCTTTGATGACTTTGCACATTATGAAAAGCGtcaagaagaggaggaagccatGCGTAGG